A portion of the Gammaproteobacteria bacterium genome contains these proteins:
- the holB gene encoding DNA polymerase III subunit delta' has product MASKRKRQTEDVYPLPEPLRLAWHKGQWERLHSDISRLPHALLLQGQAGLGKQGFAVRLAHSLLCGAINQTEACGTCKNCLLLAAGTHPDLNYLRPSEPGKAIVVDQVRELADFLYKKPHLAKMKVIVIDPADAMNTHAANSLLKMLEEPPLGNLLLLVSSRPESLPVTIRSRCLAINFSIPPANEALTWLHHEGLDVATAEQALSYAHGAPLTAKQLVAGKFLDQPVELLRDIAILAAGHRLDITAVAAKWKKAGSSQSLQWLQGFAQDMIRRQSGVEPDIRPTDGKAEQWLQDMAKRLNLNELFRFLDSVSEAGRLTDSVLDEQLLIEGVLTQWKDLATGRH; this is encoded by the coding sequence GTGGCCAGTAAGCGAAAAAGACAGACAGAAGACGTGTATCCGTTACCGGAACCACTGCGCCTTGCCTGGCACAAGGGCCAATGGGAGCGCCTGCACAGTGATATTTCACGACTGCCTCATGCCTTGTTGCTGCAGGGACAGGCCGGTCTTGGCAAGCAGGGGTTTGCCGTACGTCTGGCGCACAGCCTGCTTTGTGGCGCCATCAACCAGACTGAAGCCTGCGGCACCTGCAAGAATTGCCTGCTGTTGGCAGCGGGAACTCATCCGGACCTGAACTACCTGCGACCCAGCGAACCCGGCAAGGCTATAGTTGTTGACCAGGTGCGTGAGTTGGCGGATTTTCTGTACAAGAAGCCTCACCTCGCCAAAATGAAGGTCATCGTAATAGACCCCGCCGATGCCATGAATACTCATGCGGCCAACAGCCTGCTGAAAATGCTGGAAGAGCCTCCGTTGGGGAATCTATTGTTGCTGGTGAGCAGTCGGCCCGAGAGCCTGCCTGTAACCATTCGTAGTCGATGCCTGGCGATCAATTTCTCCATTCCGCCGGCCAATGAAGCCCTGACCTGGTTGCATCATGAGGGCCTGGATGTAGCGACAGCAGAACAGGCCCTGTCCTACGCTCATGGCGCACCGTTGACAGCGAAACAGCTCGTTGCCGGGAAATTTCTGGATCAGCCCGTGGAATTATTGCGCGACATTGCTATCCTGGCTGCAGGACATCGACTGGACATTACTGCGGTAGCGGCAAAATGGAAAAAAGCCGGCTCCAGCCAGTCTTTGCAGTGGTTGCAGGGGTTCGCGCAGGACATGATCAGGCGGCAAAGCGGGGTCGAACCGGATATTCGGCCTACAGACGGCAAGGCTGAACAATGGTTGCAAGATATGGCAAAGCGGTTAAACTTGAACGAGTTGTTCAGGTTTCTTGATTCTGTTTCTGAGGCCGGCAGGTTGACGGACAGTGTTCTGGATGAGCAATTGCTCATTGAGGGAGTACTGACTCAATGGAAAGATCTGGCAACAGGACGTCACTGA
- a CDS encoding PilZ domain-containing protein, which produces MSQPPLKKPGGARPGVLSLTIKDKNALYAAYMPFINGGGIFVPSNKPYKLGDEVFMLLTLMDSKEKIPVAGNVVWVTPPGAQGGRTAGVGIQFSEKDSGAARNKIETILGGALKSDKPTHTL; this is translated from the coding sequence ATGTCACAACCACCACTGAAAAAACCTGGCGGAGCACGACCCGGAGTACTGTCCCTGACCATCAAGGACAAGAACGCCCTGTATGCCGCGTATATGCCATTCATAAATGGCGGTGGCATCTTTGTACCCAGCAATAAACCCTACAAGCTCGGCGATGAAGTGTTCATGCTGCTGACACTTATGGACAGCAAGGAGAAAATACCTGTCGCCGGAAACGTGGTCTGGGTGACGCCTCCAGGCGCCCAAGGTGGCCGTACTGCCGGGGTTGGTATCCAGTTCAGCGAAAAGGATTCCGGTGCTGCACGTAACAAGATTGAGACCATTCTTGGCGGTGCTCTCAAATCCGACAAGCCGACACATACCCTTTAG
- a CDS encoding TatD family hydrolase has translation MTRLVDSHCHINFDPLGDEVDQVIARAAEAGVGHMLCVSVDMEDYPQVLALAQQYPNVFASVGVHPNHRDGHEPSVEELVEQASAAEVVAIGETGLDYFRSEGDLDWQRDRFRRHIAAAKQSGKPLIIHTREAAEDTLSIMEQESAGDIGGVMHCFAEDWDIARRAMDMGFYISFSGIVTFKSADVLKDVARKVPSDRMLVETDCPYLAPVPYRGKTNEPSYVRYVAECIADLRNESLEQVADNTTNNFFTLFNSAQR, from the coding sequence ATGACCCGGCTGGTTGACTCTCATTGTCACATTAATTTTGATCCGCTTGGCGACGAAGTAGACCAGGTGATTGCGCGTGCTGCGGAAGCCGGTGTTGGCCACATGCTGTGCGTTTCAGTGGATATGGAAGACTATCCGCAGGTGCTGGCCTTGGCGCAGCAGTATCCCAACGTGTTTGCTTCAGTCGGTGTTCACCCGAACCATCGAGACGGCCATGAACCATCTGTCGAAGAACTGGTTGAACAAGCCTCTGCTGCTGAGGTAGTCGCTATTGGTGAAACCGGGCTGGATTATTTCCGTTCTGAGGGTGATCTTGATTGGCAGCGGGATCGCTTTCGTCGACATATTGCTGCGGCCAAGCAAAGTGGCAAACCGTTGATTATTCACACTCGGGAAGCTGCGGAAGATACGCTGTCCATCATGGAGCAGGAAAGTGCCGGTGATATCGGTGGAGTCATGCATTGTTTCGCCGAAGACTGGGATATTGCACGACGCGCCATGGACATGGGTTTTTATATTTCATTTTCCGGCATTGTTACATTCAAGAGCGCTGATGTTCTCAAGGATGTCGCGAGAAAAGTGCCTTCAGATCGCATGTTGGTGGAAACCGATTGCCCGTATCTCGCACCGGTTCCTTACCGTGGCAAGACCAATGAACCGTCTTATGTGCGATATGTGGCCGAGTGTATCGCTGATTTGCGCAATGAAAGCCTTGAACAGGTTGCAGACAACACCACGAACAACTTCTTCACATTGTTCAACAGCGCGCAGCGCTAG
- a CDS encoding aminotransferase class V-fold PLP-dependent enzyme: MQNQFPVNNTLIYLNHAAVAPLPAISGQAIQGFVQEYVSRGASRYPSWLETEHSLRSRLASLIRCRDNDIALLKNTSEALSVVAHGFPWQPGDVVVISDEEFPSNRIAWESLKDRGVTVREVSLGSAESAEQALLSALDSSVRMLAISSVEYASGIRLDLARLGQACRDQGIAFCVDAIQGLGVFDHDVDAMHIDFLMADGHKWLLGPEGLAVFYCKPEWRDRLTLHQFGWHMIEHHGDYNRKDWQPARSARRFECGSPNMLGIYGLNASLALILETGIKTIEQEVTRRSRHIMHRLNNSGLVELNTPTKEGEYAGIVNFRHRGVTNDVLFRHLGNNKVVCAQRGKGIRFSPHFHTPMERVDQAIDLVINCKIT, translated from the coding sequence ATGCAGAATCAATTTCCGGTCAACAATACACTCATTTACCTGAACCACGCGGCGGTTGCCCCGCTCCCCGCTATATCGGGTCAGGCAATACAAGGTTTCGTTCAGGAATACGTCAGCCGGGGGGCTAGCCGTTACCCTTCATGGCTGGAAACCGAACACAGCCTGAGATCCCGACTCGCCAGCTTGATCCGCTGTCGCGACAATGATATTGCCCTGCTAAAAAATACGTCGGAGGCACTGTCCGTAGTCGCGCACGGATTCCCGTGGCAACCGGGAGATGTAGTCGTCATCAGCGATGAGGAATTCCCATCCAATCGCATCGCCTGGGAGTCCCTGAAAGACCGTGGCGTCACGGTTCGGGAGGTTTCCCTTGGTTCAGCCGAATCAGCCGAGCAGGCTTTGCTATCAGCGCTGGATAGCAGCGTCCGCATGCTCGCCATTAGCAGTGTCGAATACGCCTCCGGTATTCGCCTTGACCTGGCTCGTCTCGGCCAGGCTTGCCGTGATCAAGGTATCGCATTTTGCGTCGATGCCATACAGGGCCTTGGCGTCTTTGATCACGATGTTGACGCCATGCACATTGATTTTCTCATGGCTGATGGCCACAAATGGCTGCTGGGACCAGAAGGACTGGCAGTGTTTTACTGCAAGCCCGAATGGCGAGACCGGCTGACGCTGCACCAGTTTGGCTGGCACATGATTGAGCATCACGGCGACTACAATCGCAAGGACTGGCAGCCGGCCAGGTCAGCACGACGATTTGAATGCGGCAGTCCGAATATGCTGGGAATTTACGGACTCAATGCCAGCCTGGCATTGATCCTGGAGACCGGCATCAAAACAATAGAACAGGAAGTCACCCGGCGCAGCCGCCACATCATGCACCGGCTCAATAACTCCGGATTGGTTGAGTTGAACACACCAACAAAGGAAGGTGAGTATGCCGGTATCGTGAATTTTCGACACCGAGGAGTCACCAACGATGTCCTGTTTCGGCATCTTGGCAATAACAAGGTGGTTTGCGCCCAGAGAGGCAAGGGTATCCGGTTTTCACCGCATTTTCATACGCCGATGGAAAGAGTCGACCAGGCGATCGACCTGGTGATCAATTGCAAAATTACCTAG
- a CDS encoding HIT domain-containing protein, with protein sequence MIHPTLQADCFVLGHLPLSYVLLMDDARYPWLILVPDRRDVREIYQLSSDDQVQLARESAQVGEGIMALFQGEKLNIAALGNMVPQLHIHHVVRYSGDQAWPGPVWGKGTRLPYGELARQQRIEQVCRQLSGSDCDFVAQQA encoded by the coding sequence GTGATTCATCCAACGCTTCAGGCGGATTGCTTTGTTCTGGGCCACCTGCCCTTGTCTTATGTCCTGCTGATGGATGATGCCCGCTATCCCTGGCTAATCCTGGTTCCCGATCGCCGTGATGTCCGCGAGATTTATCAGCTCAGCTCAGACGATCAGGTGCAGCTGGCTCGCGAATCGGCGCAGGTGGGAGAGGGCATAATGGCCTTGTTCCAGGGGGAGAAATTGAATATTGCAGCACTTGGAAACATGGTACCGCAGCTCCACATTCACCACGTTGTTCGGTACTCCGGTGACCAAGCCTGGCCAGGGCCGGTATGGGGCAAAGGTACGCGTTTACCCTATGGGGAATTGGCTCGACAGCAACGCATAGAACAAGTCTGCCGGCAATTGTCTGGTTCAGATTGCGACTTTGTTGCTCAACAGGCTTGA
- a CDS encoding tRNA pseudouridine(13) synthase TruD, with product MTISPERPHLLPAWPSAQAPVILRGDIRCSMDDFVVTENTGIEPEGQGEHLWLRLRKTGLSTPEMCKLLSRLSGVRDRDISYAGLKDKHAVTEQWISLIWPIKQEPDWLAQLPAEIELLAHIRHSRKLRKGALRGNRFQLVIRHIACVDPDAVLERIAHIRRAGFPNYFAEQRFGRDGANVSKAKAMFNRSMTVRDRFRRGMFLSAARSWIFNNLLAERVRRGDWDRVIDGDVCQLHGSRAWFVAEAGDADIPRRVKEGDIHPTGPLWGDGDPSSKGEALGLESAIARLDVDLMAGLAAARVDHDRRALRVIPEDLHGEWLDDGSLRLEFGLPAGAYATALLRELGAVQFAGGPATEVDD from the coding sequence ATGACAATATCTCCAGAACGACCTCATTTGTTGCCAGCATGGCCATCTGCACAGGCACCCGTCATCCTTCGAGGCGATATTCGCTGCTCCATGGATGATTTTGTGGTCACCGAAAACACCGGTATTGAACCGGAGGGCCAGGGAGAGCATTTGTGGCTACGCCTTAGAAAAACCGGTCTTTCGACGCCTGAAATGTGCAAGCTCCTGAGTCGACTTTCCGGCGTGCGCGACCGGGACATCAGCTATGCCGGGCTCAAGGACAAGCATGCTGTAACCGAGCAATGGATCAGCCTGATCTGGCCAATCAAGCAGGAACCGGACTGGCTGGCGCAGTTGCCGGCGGAAATTGAACTGCTGGCCCATATTCGTCACAGCAGAAAGTTGCGCAAGGGTGCGCTACGGGGCAATCGATTCCAGTTGGTGATCAGACATATCGCCTGCGTTGATCCAGATGCCGTGCTGGAGAGGATTGCGCATATCCGTCGAGCGGGATTTCCAAATTATTTCGCAGAGCAGCGTTTTGGTCGAGATGGCGCCAATGTGTCCAAGGCCAAGGCCATGTTTAACCGCAGCATGACCGTGCGTGACCGGTTCAGGCGCGGAATGTTTCTGTCGGCAGCCCGATCCTGGATATTTAATAACCTGCTGGCCGAACGGGTTCGTCGAGGGGATTGGGACCGCGTTATTGATGGCGATGTTTGCCAACTGCATGGTTCTCGGGCCTGGTTTGTCGCCGAGGCAGGCGATGCTGATATTCCTCGACGGGTTAAAGAAGGCGACATTCATCCAACCGGACCATTGTGGGGTGATGGTGATCCGTCCAGCAAGGGCGAGGCGCTGGGGTTGGAGAGCGCCATCGCGAGGCTGGATGTTGATCTGATGGCTGGCTTGGCGGCAGCACGTGTTGATCATGATCGGCGTGCGCTACGGGTGATACCTGAAGATTTGCACGGAGAGTGGCTGGATGATGGCTCCCTGAGACTGGAATTTGGCCTGCCTGCCGGTGCCTACGCAACGGCTCTATTGCGGGAACTGGGGGCTGTGCAATTTGCAGGTGGTCCGGCTACCGAGGTCGATGACTGA
- a CDS encoding adenylate kinase, whose protein sequence is MKLILLGAPGAGKGTVAKLLTALDGSVQISTGDILRGAVQAGTELGKKADGFMKAGDLVPDDLIMGIMEERLQEDDCKNGFLLDGFPRTIPQAEALKGLLSRIGANLDLVVNIDVPRDVILDRLTTRRTCSNTACQAIYNVKSNPPKEEGKCDKCGSPVIQRDDETEEAISKRLDTYNEKTAPLVGFYDKEGMLLTVTATSSDDVVNAVKAGLKK, encoded by the coding sequence ATGAAGCTGATTCTCCTTGGCGCCCCGGGCGCAGGCAAGGGAACAGTCGCCAAGCTGCTGACAGCGCTGGACGGTTCTGTTCAAATTTCAACGGGTGACATCCTGCGTGGTGCGGTTCAGGCCGGCACCGAGCTGGGCAAAAAAGCTGATGGCTTCATGAAAGCCGGCGACCTGGTACCCGATGATCTGATTATGGGCATCATGGAAGAGCGCCTGCAGGAAGACGACTGCAAGAACGGTTTTCTGCTCGACGGTTTCCCGCGCACCATCCCGCAGGCTGAAGCACTGAAGGGCCTGCTGTCCAGGATCGGTGCGAACCTGGATCTCGTGGTCAATATCGATGTTCCCCGCGATGTCATCCTGGATCGTCTGACCACCCGTCGCACCTGCTCCAACACCGCTTGCCAGGCGATCTACAACGTCAAGAGCAACCCGCCGAAGGAAGAAGGCAAGTGCGACAAGTGTGGCAGCCCGGTTATTCAGCGTGATGACGAAACCGAAGAAGCCATCAGCAAGCGTCTTGATACCTATAATGAAAAGACTGCGCCGCTGGTTGGTTTCTACGATAAAGAAGGCATGCTGCTGACTGTTACCGCGACATCATCTGATGACGTGGTCAATGCCGTCAAGGCAGGCCTGAAAAAGTAA
- a CDS encoding GNAT family N-acetyltransferase has translation MSMKPEAVIERLARNHRQLVVLAGDRYWALDAALRIYDSTTDHKAWIGDAPPESDVGMSFAQAHRFLGRELGLLVFNGYSGLNVDALGAVSGSVVGGGILVLLMPSLQDWHRFDDPEYQRMLAMPHDISEIGGYFLMRMAAIVQSDANVWVIDQDSATHKDALQALNSLVSSQRKLFHAITTSDQFEVIQAIERVAVGHRRRPLVITSDRGRGKSAALGMAAARLIDRGFGDIDVAAPLFESVQTLFRHAQAGLPGSSMHDRVLESGKGRLVYHEPDFLLRNTTTSRLLLVDEAAGIPLVVLEQLLTRYSRVVFATTVHGYEGTGRSFAIRFHQVLNRVAPKWRQLEMHQPIRWAVNDPVESLLFRILLLDARADDVTVAGNVAVSDTSCTMVTQQQLASDSTLLEQVFGLLMGAHYRTRPQDLRYLMDCPGIEVMIMRLDGGRVIGAMLVVYEGGLPANLARDLYEGTRRPRGHMLPGIIAGHCGLKDAAHLVGARVIRIAVHPGLQGRGLGSELLENMMTHLADRQCDYVGASFGVVAELAGFWQRAGFLPVHLGLVASASAGSQSLTMLLGISEQGIVLSRMAWQRFSRNLPLELAGNYRHLDPATIAEILRISERGNEAGLFLTEGDREDLLRFAAGGRNMESVEAALFRLVLNACRNGELQCPGDLSWHTLVSVCLQRKDIDYTNNSAGLSGRSDLVEYVRAHANRLLDRIINK, from the coding sequence ATGAGCATGAAACCAGAAGCCGTCATTGAAAGATTGGCGCGCAATCATCGTCAGCTTGTTGTGTTGGCTGGGGACCGATATTGGGCGCTGGATGCCGCGCTGCGGATATATGATTCCACGACTGATCACAAAGCCTGGATTGGTGATGCGCCCCCGGAGAGTGATGTCGGCATGTCTTTTGCGCAGGCACACAGGTTCCTGGGTCGTGAGCTTGGCCTGCTGGTGTTTAATGGCTATTCCGGTCTCAATGTTGACGCGTTGGGCGCGGTATCCGGTTCAGTTGTTGGCGGCGGTATACTGGTCTTGTTAATGCCATCGTTGCAAGACTGGCATCGATTTGACGATCCGGAGTATCAGCGCATGCTGGCCATGCCTCACGATATCTCCGAGATCGGCGGTTATTTTCTTATGCGCATGGCTGCCATTGTTCAGTCAGACGCCAATGTCTGGGTTATCGATCAGGACAGTGCCACTCACAAGGATGCACTGCAGGCGTTGAACTCCCTGGTATCCAGCCAGCGAAAATTATTTCATGCCATTACAACATCAGACCAGTTCGAGGTCATCCAGGCCATTGAGCGAGTGGCGGTCGGACATCGTCGGCGACCACTTGTGATTACGTCAGATCGAGGCCGGGGGAAGTCTGCTGCCCTGGGCATGGCCGCAGCCCGGTTGATCGACAGGGGTTTCGGCGATATCGATGTGGCAGCACCTTTGTTTGAATCGGTACAGACGTTGTTCCGGCATGCACAAGCCGGATTGCCCGGCAGCAGCATGCACGACCGCGTTCTGGAATCGGGCAAGGGCAGGCTTGTTTACCATGAGCCGGACTTCCTGTTGCGCAATACAACCACATCACGGTTGTTGCTGGTTGATGAGGCGGCCGGGATACCGCTGGTTGTACTGGAGCAGTTATTGACGAGGTACTCCCGGGTTGTCTTTGCTACTACCGTGCATGGATACGAAGGCACCGGGCGCAGTTTCGCCATACGCTTTCATCAAGTGCTGAACCGGGTTGCACCAAAGTGGCGACAACTGGAGATGCATCAGCCGATTCGCTGGGCCGTGAATGATCCGGTTGAGTCACTGTTGTTCAGGATACTGCTGCTTGATGCGCGTGCAGATGATGTGACGGTTGCGGGCAACGTTGCTGTTTCCGATACATCGTGCACGATGGTGACGCAACAACAGCTTGCATCCGACAGTACATTGCTCGAACAGGTGTTTGGCTTGCTGATGGGCGCTCATTATCGTACGCGACCACAGGATCTTCGGTATCTCATGGATTGCCCGGGTATTGAGGTCATGATTATGCGTCTGGACGGTGGCCGGGTTATCGGCGCCATGCTTGTGGTTTATGAAGGTGGTTTGCCGGCCAACCTTGCCCGGGATTTGTACGAGGGAACCCGGCGTCCGCGCGGTCATATGCTGCCTGGAATAATCGCCGGCCATTGCGGGCTGAAAGATGCGGCACATCTTGTTGGTGCACGCGTTATCCGTATCGCGGTGCACCCCGGGCTTCAGGGTCGTGGCCTGGGTAGCGAACTGCTTGAAAACATGATGACGCACCTCGCTGACAGACAATGTGATTACGTTGGCGCCAGCTTTGGTGTTGTTGCCGAACTGGCCGGGTTCTGGCAGCGCGCCGGGTTTCTCCCGGTGCATCTTGGTCTGGTTGCCAGTGCCAGTGCTGGTTCACAATCGTTAACCATGTTACTTGGTATCAGTGAACAAGGTATTGTCCTGTCAAGGATGGCGTGGCAGCGCTTCAGTCGAAATCTTCCGTTGGAGCTGGCAGGTAACTACAGGCACCTTGATCCAGCCACTATTGCTGAAATCCTCCGCATTTCCGAGCGCGGTAATGAGGCAGGCCTGTTTCTGACGGAAGGGGACCGGGAAGACTTGCTCCGGTTTGCGGCAGGTGGCAGGAATATGGAATCGGTTGAAGCCGCGCTTTTCAGACTGGTGCTCAATGCCTGTCGCAACGGGGAATTGCAATGCCCGGGCGATCTGAGCTGGCATACGCTGGTGAGCGTATGTCTGCAGCGAAAAGATATTGACTACACAAACAATTCTGCCGGGTTATCCGGCAGAAGCGACCTGGTCGAGTACGTGCGCGCGCATGCCAACCGTTTACTGGACAGGATAATCAATAAATAA
- a CDS encoding NADH-quinone oxidoreductase subunit M — MMAGYLGIFGDWPLLSLLIISLPVGALLIWIAPGDHHARYIALATAMLDLLLSLTVAASFDTGTAVMQLTESIAWIPTLNVHYSLGVDGLSVLFLPLTIILFIGVILVGWNSIHAMPRLYYTLMLVLESTTIGVFCATDTILFFLFWELTLVPLYFLVSLWGIGPNRRFAAGKYFMYMLAGGIPMLFAFIMLAFNHADVTGSGLGFDYVTLLGTKMPEHMQIMVFVLLLLGFGVKTPIFPLHSWLPIVTMEGPVSVAALVTGLKLGAFGLMKFAIPLAPDAARSLHWLLAGVGTIALLYGALAALRQSNIRQMLAYASFSHVGLVVLGLSSLNQQGLQGAIFQLLNFTLIGGGLFLLTGMLHQRLGSTEIIHLGGLAKRLPVLATFFFILTLAALGIPGTSGFPAELLLVLGVLQVHTGAGLAVLVTAVLAAAYALGQYRQVFFGPLTNTSMNDVEDLVPREKLVILVFIIIVIFGGIMPTTVLQFTETASTAWMTHLQQAMQ; from the coding sequence ATGATGGCCGGCTATCTCGGTATTTTTGGTGACTGGCCGCTACTGAGCCTTCTGATTATCAGTTTGCCGGTTGGCGCGCTGCTGATCTGGATCGCCCCTGGCGACCACCACGCCCGTTATATTGCTCTTGCCACTGCCATGCTGGATCTCTTGCTGTCACTGACAGTTGCTGCATCATTTGATACCGGTACTGCTGTCATGCAACTTACGGAATCCATTGCCTGGATCCCGACGCTGAATGTTCATTACAGTCTTGGAGTCGACGGACTGTCTGTATTGTTCCTGCCTCTTACCATTATCCTGTTTATCGGTGTAATTCTTGTCGGCTGGAACAGTATACATGCCATGCCGAGACTCTATTACACGCTGATGCTGGTTCTTGAAAGCACGACCATCGGCGTATTCTGCGCAACGGACACAATCCTGTTCTTCCTGTTCTGGGAACTGACGCTTGTTCCGCTGTATTTTCTTGTCAGCCTGTGGGGCATTGGCCCCAATCGTCGTTTCGCTGCCGGAAAATATTTCATGTATATGCTGGCTGGCGGTATACCCATGCTGTTTGCATTCATCATGCTCGCCTTCAATCACGCCGACGTCACCGGGTCAGGCCTGGGTTTTGACTACGTTACCCTGCTTGGCACCAAAATGCCGGAACATATGCAGATCATGGTGTTTGTCCTGTTGTTGCTCGGCTTCGGAGTCAAGACACCGATCTTTCCACTGCATAGCTGGTTGCCGATTGTTACCATGGAAGGACCAGTGTCGGTTGCTGCACTGGTAACCGGGTTGAAGCTGGGAGCTTTCGGCCTGATGAAGTTCGCCATTCCGCTGGCACCGGATGCGGCAAGGTCCCTGCACTGGCTACTGGCGGGTGTCGGAACTATTGCGTTGCTTTACGGCGCACTGGCTGCGTTGCGCCAGTCCAACATACGTCAAATGCTGGCCTACGCCAGCTTCAGTCATGTTGGCCTTGTAGTGCTCGGCCTGAGTTCATTGAACCAGCAAGGCCTGCAAGGGGCGATCTTTCAGTTGCTGAATTTCACTCTCATCGGTGGTGGGCTGTTTTTGCTGACGGGTATGCTGCACCAGCGCCTGGGATCAACCGAAATCATTCATCTTGGCGGACTGGCGAAACGTCTGCCGGTACTGGCGACATTCTTTTTTATACTTACCCTGGCAGCATTGGGCATTCCCGGAACATCCGGATTTCCGGCGGAACTGCTGCTGGTTCTGGGTGTATTGCAAGTGCATACAGGTGCAGGACTCGCGGTCCTGGTGACAGCAGTGCTGGCAGCCGCCTATGCCTTGGGGCAATACCGCCAGGTATTTTTCGGCCCGCTAACCAACACATCGATGAACGATGTCGAAGACCTGGTGCCGCGCGAAAAACTGGTCATACTTGTCTTTATCATTATTGTAATTTTCGGCGGCATTATGCCAACAACCGTACTCCAGTTTACAGAAACAGCAAGTACCGCCTGGATGACACATCTGCAACAGGCAATGCAATAG
- a CDS encoding NADH-quinone oxidoreductase subunit M: protein MADDPGNSYRGALVMQEIAWSQSIKFPVLTVLQLLPVLGLVLLSFIRTRRLAMPVAILFAVAELVVAVYAYHYFDAGSAAFQFAETTRLLGVVSYHAAIDGIGMLFILLTGALSLLVIIYGPVRGLQPAGSLAMITFAIESSLMSMFSSLNLLWFACVSMVNMVLVGHMIWRWSTSPEKESTLWRYYQFTGSGLVLLFAGTLLLGHQQHGATAADTYDLFRLVANPLTGDTGTWVFFLLFYGLAIRIPLFPFHGWLPLAAEHGSVAVAPVFLVGIKVGIYGLLRFVFPVVPEAITYWQKYIVAFAFVGIFYAALLAMLQINIRRLLAYAVVSHTSILVIGMFSLSALSFQGSILLSANFGLAISALFLMTGLVYRRTRTALMSQMGSLFDRIPLIGVTFFIAGLAIIGMPGTPGFDSVHLVLEASIRQFGALVTIAAAAGNVLAAGFLLRAFQKAFLSPASGKIINTVEAEHTTPVEALIAGILIIIIVATGFIDEPWFELLDSPAKALGSLYKHAAVLQEMP from the coding sequence GTGGCTGATGATCCTGGCAACAGCTATCGTGGTGCTCTAGTCATGCAGGAAATCGCCTGGTCGCAAAGTATCAAATTTCCGGTTCTGACTGTATTGCAGTTGCTGCCTGTGCTTGGCCTGGTGCTGCTTTCTTTCATTCGAACACGCAGGCTCGCCATGCCTGTAGCCATATTATTTGCCGTCGCCGAACTGGTAGTCGCCGTTTATGCCTACCACTATTTTGATGCTGGCAGCGCTGCATTCCAGTTCGCCGAAACAACCCGGCTGCTTGGAGTGGTTTCCTACCATGCGGCCATCGATGGTATTGGCATGCTATTCATACTGCTGACTGGCGCACTGTCATTACTGGTAATCATTTATGGTCCGGTCCGTGGCCTGCAACCGGCAGGATCGCTGGCAATGATAACCTTTGCCATTGAATCTTCCTTAATGAGCATGTTTTCGAGCTTGAACCTGCTGTGGTTTGCCTGTGTATCGATGGTAAATATGGTTCTTGTCGGTCACATGATCTGGCGCTGGAGCACCTCTCCTGAAAAGGAGTCAACGCTTTGGCGTTATTACCAGTTCACCGGATCAGGGCTTGTCTTGTTGTTTGCCGGGACACTGCTGCTTGGCCACCAGCAACATGGTGCGACCGCTGCTGATACCTATGACCTGTTTCGACTGGTGGCCAACCCGCTGACCGGGGATACCGGTACATGGGTATTTTTCCTGCTGTTCTATGGCCTGGCAATACGGATACCACTGTTTCCGTTTCATGGCTGGCTGCCACTGGCAGCGGAACACGGTAGCGTTGCGGTTGCCCCGGTCTTCCTGGTCGGCATCAAGGTCGGCATTTATGGCTTGCTCCGCTTCGTTTTCCCGGTAGTACCGGAAGCGATAACCTACTGGCAAAAATATATCGTGGCATTTGCATTTGTCGGGATTTTCTATGCCGCGTTACTCGCCATGCTGCAGATCAATATTCGTCGCCTGCTTGCCTATGCTGTTGTCAGTCATACCAGCATACTGGTGATCGGCATGTTCAGCCTTAGCGCTCTTTCATTCCAGGGCAGTATACTGCTATCAGCAAACTTCGGCCTGGCCATATCGGCACTGTTTCTCATGACAGGCCTGGTATACAGGCGAACCCGTACTGCGCTGATGTCACAAATGGGGTCGCTGTTTGATCGTATTCCTCTCATCGGCGTTACCTTCTTCATTGCCGGACTGGCCATCATTGGCATGCCCGGAACCCCCGGCTTTGATTCTGTCCACCTCGTGCTCGAAGCCTCGATAAGACAGTTTGGCGCCCTGGTTACCATTGCCGCCGCCGCGGGCAACGTGCTGGCAGCCGGCTTCCTGTTACGGGCATTCCAGAAGGCGTTCCTGTCACCGGCTTCAGGCAAGATTATCAACACTGTCGAAGCTGAACACACTACTCCCGTTGAAGCATTGATTGCCGGTATTCTCATCATCATTATTGTGGCAACAGGATTTATCGATGAACCCTGGTTCGAGCTGCTGGATTCACCTGCAAAGGCACTAGGTTCGCTGTATAAGCATGCTGCCGTACTCCAGGAGATGCCATGA